One Carassius auratus strain Wakin chromosome 3, ASM336829v1, whole genome shotgun sequence genomic region harbors:
- the LOC113055497 gene encoding immune-associated nucleotide-binding protein 1-like, with protein sequence MAEATKTLPDIFIFDSSPDDAVIRILLMGRNTCGKSSSGNLILGEKRFKRHESEVCEGQTQIRGKQVSVIDCPDLLDPDLNEEQLEKMKEQLLSGCSAGLSSVLLTVPLEKPLQNEEEILDYIECLFGPEVQKYIMILFTHGDDLEDLDQTTDEHLKPKDHEDLQRLVTECGGKSHCFSKMKKVKAQVEDLLQKIEGMMTENGGRFFIKQMKRSDSMDVLNVSFSGKSLPYPVSR encoded by the exons ATGGCAGAAGCGACTAAAACTCTTCCTG atattttcatttttgactcCAGTCCAGATGATGCAGTGATCCGGATTCTTCTGATGGGCAGAAACACTTGTGGGAAAAGCTCGTCTGGGAACTTGATCCTGGGAGAAAAGAGGTTTAAAAGGCATGAGTCTGAAGTGTGTGAGGGTCAGACTCAGATCAGAGGGAAGCAGGTCTCTGTGATTGATTGTCCAGATCTACTGGATCCAGATCTGAATGAAGAGCAGCTGGAGAAGATGAAAGAGCAGCTGCTCTCTGGATGTTCAGCAGGTCTCAGTTCAGTTCTGCTCACCGTTCCTCTGGAGAAACCTCTGCAAAATGAAGAAGAGATCCTGGATTATATTGAGTGTTTGTTTGGTCCTGAAGTTCAGAAGTACATCATGATTCTGTTCACACATGGAGATGATCTGGAGGATCTGGATCAGACCACTGATGAACATCTGAAACCCAAAGATCATGAGGATCTGCAGCGACTCGTGACTGAATGTGGAGGAAAGTCTCACTGTTTCAGTAAGATGAAGAAAGTGAAGGCTCAAGTTGAAGATCTGCTGCAGAAGATTGAAGGAATGATGACGGAGAACGGAGGGAGATTCTTCATCAAACAGATGAAGAGGAGCGACAGCATGGACGTTCTTAATGTCAGCT TTTCAGGAAAGAGTTTACCATATCCAGTCTCCAGATGA